The Mauremys reevesii isolate NIE-2019 unplaced genomic scaffold, ASM1616193v1 Contig6, whole genome shotgun sequence genome includes the window tctctgctcggccgcctcggctctggagcaggccatcagttcagcgaacatctcgtcccgagtctttttctttcgccgcctaatctgcgccagcctctgtgagggggatgccggggcagttcgggaaagagccgcagctgtgtgatgggaaaaaggaagtgatttccttgcaaagatacatgtttgtgaacactgaacacagtctagtctgtttctgtgaacaacaccatacagggcacctatctcatgtgctctcaggacaagttcgaattttcggcattcgctttcattgcctggggtcttgcactggagatcagacaagcggggcaggacagcagaatccgtgtagcagccaggcctggtaagccgtaaactttaggctgcttaacagttaatggatagcagtgccctcctgctgcaggcaatctggaaaacataaagtctgaccctgttccagcccctcgcggctgtccccgggaaagatccctgtatgctttccctctgcagcctccacaacatggctgttaaacgacggtcattgttatgcaaaggaaaagtcaagcattcccaatagtaacattacagtaattcccctaattagatgcagcagtcgccgagcgagatcaccctgaggcgggtcactaggagagacagagagcgcatgctgcgtgaatccctgcacagaccagggccctatgctgccatgctggtcgaggcaatgctcccactgtacctcaggatggcctggcgcggaagagtgtgcttccacggagcacccaataaggcacctctccccaggaacctcctgcggaggcttttcgagtacctctacgagagcttcgtggaattgtcccaagaggatttctgttctatccctatatgtattgaccttctttttatatagtttttattcctgttttttaaaaaataaatgtttacatgtttatagcacttaccgactgatccttcccctgattcagagtccgggttaacggctggggagggttggtaggggatctctgtgagggtgatgaagagatcctggctgtcggggaaagcagtattgtaagcgctgtcgcctgcctcgtcctccataaacccttcctcatcttcaccatccgcgaacatcgccgagaaactgctcgtcgacactatcccatcctcagagtccatggtcactggtggggcagtggtggcagacccaccgagaatggcatgcagtgcctcgtagaagcggcatgtctggggctgggctccggagcgtccgtttgccgctttgattttttggtagccttgtctcaggtccttgattttcacgcggcactgcattgcatcccggctgtatcctctgagtgccatggctttggagaccttctcataggtctttgcattctgttttttggagcgcagctccgaaagcacagactcatcgccccacacagcgatcagatccaagacttcccggtcagtccatgctggggccctctttctactctgagattgcatggactcctctgctggagagctctgcatcgctgccagtgctgctgagctcgccccgatgtccaaccaggaattgagattcaaaatggccagacagaaaaaggaattcaaattttcccggggcttttcctgtgtggctgatcagaacatctgagcttggactgctgtccagagcgtcaacacagtggtgcactgtgggatagctcccggagctactaaggttgatagccatgtcgaatttagcgctactcccctcgtcggggtggagtaccgaattcgaactaaagagccctctaggtcgaactaattagcttcctggtgtggacggttgcacggttaaatcgaattaacgctgctaaattcgacaaactcctagtgtagaccaggcctaaaataataataaaaaaattcaggctagtgttggtgtcactaggcctaagtaaatcAAAGTTGTGACtgtaggcctgagtgaaccaaagttcttccatgctgtgaactttaaccagcctaagatgctaataaacagcaagcaaaatgtgtaactgtcagctgtctcagcttgcagctgcaggatagcttgaaacagcaaaaagcggcagTAAGAccgggggggagaagggggagaaaagTCTACATGCGCCTGGGCCGACAAGGCCAAAGATAAgcatgcgaatgggaactttCTAACACGctaaaatgtaatgtttaaagtaactgctgttgggaaaggaggggtgagggggaaaacaaaacaaaaggcttacacaaacagcttaaggtataaatgctgggaccccgcctgcgcgcgggtgtgcaggatctgagaatgctttttctccctggcaccttatttgggctcaaataaacttggtttgcttctccaccctggtgtgttaattagtgcgacgcacaccgggcaacgaaccccgctgttgctcctcctcgggccctttgagccggcaacactaGGGTCACAAGGGGACTGGAGGAGGAGACGACAGCAGCTAACCAGAGCCAAGTGGTTAGTGCACCAGGTTTGAATCCCAGTTCTGGAACAGTGCGAAGCAAGCTTACACAGTTCAGACACCTTTGAGAACCTAAAATGTGGCAGAGAAGGCACCTAACTCAAGTAGCAACAATCTACCATTTGGAATAATTAGGATTTGTTTAATTAGCAGCCTGGACATTCTAGCCCTGCACATTTTTGCACTGCGGTTCCTAATAAAAGACACATAGGAAAGTCAGTGCCTTACAGAAAGCTATCCCTGATGTGCAGTCTGCGGGTGTGAAAATTGGCACTCAGTGAACAGGCACAGcacaaaagttaaaataaaataaagggtgGCAAGCTGTCTCTAGGGCCACATTTTCACATTAAAGAGGCTCCGAGGCCCAGATTCAGTGGCTGGGTTTGCAAGAAGACACCCACAGTCTGTATCTCACAGGTGTGACATTCTGTATCTCAGgggcaccccctgcacccccatgctcATCCTTATGATTGtctggtatccaatgcaaagtttgtcatgtcgggtgtcttcagcAGGTTcttgatgcactgagcattgttgttacagtgatgttataggttataatttcatgtatatagttatgaggctaaAAATGTGTCCTCGTGGCTTAAAAcaggcccaggcaaaactctccaggagcagagaggcagttcacacctcatcagggcacgtATGGGAAAACCCAgtccagcctcacaggaacaaaggacactggcctaggcagcaacaaaaggatctgttggactctccagtgagtcaccccccttcccttggtcagtcagGAACTATGAGGAGGTAATGCCCACCTgaccctgcggggggggggaagggggcggcataaagccaagagggaagaaagaacatgataaaagggaaagacatttgccaggctcttcctctctcttccacctccagacaacaccaccaagcaactgaagcgctgatcaaaagggatgagcctggctgaagagcaaccagccagcctgtggtgagaagcatctaagtttgtaagggcattgaaagtgctaagatcagcttagaatgcattttgcttttatttcatttgacgaAATccaacttcttgtgctttgatttATAACAACCTAAAacctatctttgtagttaataaatctgtttgttctacctgaagcagtgcgtttggtttgaagcatgtcagagacgccccttgggataacaagcctggtacaatcctgagaggggacatgatagcagttttcaggtatctaaaagggtgtcatcaggaggagggagaaaacttgttcaccttagcctctaaggatagaacaagaagcaatgggcttacactgcagcaagggaggtttaggttggacattaggaaaaagttcctaactgtcagggtggttaaatgctggaataaattgcctagggaggttgtggaatctccatctctggagatatttaagagcaggttagataaatgtctatccgggatggtctagacagtatttggtcaggccacgagggcaggggactggactctatgacctctcgaggtcccttccaatcctagaaTCTAAGAATCTATGAATATCAATTgttttgttaaattgacaaactcatatacgCTTGCAGTGTctagcaggcataactggacactgcaagacagaggttcctagggttgtgtctgggactggagatattggctagtgtcattcggttgcacaatccaagcactAGGGTAACTGACAACTAGGACTGGACAAACACCCTGGAGGCAGACTAAGAAACAAGAACTAGACTGTAGCGTGTAGGGCCATGGAGGGGATGAGAATCAGCCTTTGCCACATCTGGTCTCCAATTCCCTTGAGGTTTCAAGTCCCCTCCCACTACACACTCCTCTTCCTACATAGGGGCATCAGGTCTACTGCAGAGCTGTTTCCTCTGTGTGctgcagctggagctgctggctctGAGGTCTTCGTCCAGGTACGCACAGTCTGCTCCTCCGTGTATTTGAAACCTGTAACCCAGAAGCAATTGGAACTAGAGTCAGCATGTACCAGGCACAGACCAGGGGTGACACCCCAAGTCAGggaggggagctgcgcactcagCCCCTCTGgatccccctccctgcaccagccccaggccccactcccgTCAGGGGGGGACGTTAAAGCAGCCAGTGGGGCATTTCCATCCCCTCTGACCAACGCAGAGAAAAAGACTCACCGATGGTCAAACTCGGTCCCGTTGACCCACTTCCAGACCTGGCCTGTGTCCTTCCGGAGGCCGATCCAGTGGTCCAGTTTGCCTTTGTATGGCAGCAGGGAACCCTTAGAAACCCAATAAAAGCATCAGCTGTGTTAGGCCCTGACTCTGCTGCTCCCAACCTTGGGCTGCAGGGGATTTCTAGAGGCCTCTTCCATGGTTACTGGGTGAAGGGATCAGATAAGTATTAACCCTTCACCCTCCCCAGCCTCTTTTTTGGGGCTGTGGCACCTACTGCGTGTAGCAGGAATTGAGCTGCAAGGTCGCTGtctgcccagcagccccttctcagagcacagcagggccaggagggagagggagcttcAGGGGGAGGGCAGACACTGGAGCAGGGCACTTGAGGGAAGCAGGCACACAACAGGCCTCACCTTCAGCTggattccccccgccccacccccgccagAACCCTGTGGCTGGGCTgagctgagggggcagggggggacgTTCTCACCctctccagccccaggcagcccattggccaggagctgaCTGAGCCGGCCCAGCTCTGCATAGGACGAGTCTCCCACCTGGGCTCTGGCAGATGCAGGGTcgaggggctggagccccaggtccAGCCAGGATTCAGCTGCCAGAACCGCACTGACTCTGGCTGCCCAGCCTGGGAGGCACccgggctcctctctgccctacaggggctgagcccagcctgACTCCAGCCCTGTCAGTGGTGCCAGCGATCGCTGGGCTTGGCACAAAGCATCTAACTGGCTTCTCACCAGCTCCTGCGGACTCTCAATCCCGGCCAGGGAGGCAGCGTGTGACGAGCAGAAGCTCTGGCTGTAGGTCCAGTTCCCTTCGGCCTTAGAAAAATAGTAACATTTCCCTTGGATCCGGATCCAGCCATccgggcaccaggaggcagcaggggggaATTGAGAAGAGCGCTTAGATTTTTccactaaaaaaataaaagagagagagcgagaacaCCCAGGGTGAGAGATTGTCCCTTCTCTAGTCCCTGTGGAGAACAAGCAGCAACAGAAACACAgcaattgccagactggatcagactagTGGGGTAGGCGGCTGATCTGAGAGCAGTCAGCAGTACCTGCTTCAGAGGGAGGGCAATACACCCCCTAGTGGGCAGTGGTGGGGTAACCTGCCCCAGAGAACATTTCCCCCAAATGCAGTTAGCAGGTGGCTAGGCCCCAAAGCAGGAAGGTTCATATTtagggagaccagatgtcccgattttatagggacagtcctaattttgggggctttttttgtataggcacctattacccctcaccccatcccaattttatacacttgctatctggtcacatGATTCATATTCCTTCAGTTTGTATCTTGATTCAGAGAGAATAACCTGCCCGGAGGGGTCAGGAGGACACTTCTCTCCGTCAGTGGCTGGCTCACGGCCTGAAGCAGGAGAGTTCATATCCCCTAGACACTGAACCCTCTCCAGGATAACTCTGGATGGCCTCATTATCCACATCAAGGGCCAGTCCTTTTATGAATCCTGCTGCGCTCAGTAATATCTTGTGGCAGCGATTTACCTTGGGCACAAGGCTGCTAGTTGCATATTATTTAATGCAACAGGAGACAGAGAAATAAGTCAATCAATTACACGGAATGGCCACTAGGGGGAACCAGACACCAATGAGTGGGAGTGACCTGCTGGATTTTCTTGCTCCCAAAGACCATTTCAATCTTAAATCtactggaattctttgagggtcaacaagtatgtgaacaagagggatccagtggatatagtgtacttagattttcagaaagcccttgacaaggtccctcaccaaaggctgtcatgggataagagggaaggttctctcatggatcagtaaccagttaaaaagataggaaacaaagggtaggtataaatggtcagttttcagaatggagagaagtaaatagtggtatTCCCAGAACTGTTTAATATAttcatcaatgatttggaaaaaggggtaaacagtgaggtggcaaaatttgcagatgatacaaaattactcaagattagggtgaccagatagcaactgtgaaaaaatgggacaggggtagtggggtaataggcgcctatataagaaaaaatcccaaaagcaggactgtccctttaaaaacgggacatctggtcactctactcaagatagttaagcccaaATCTGACTGcgcagagttacaaagggatctcacaaaactgggtgactaggcaacaaaatggcagatgaaattcagtgttgataaattcaaagtaatgcacattagaaaacataatcctaacgatacatatacaatgattggatctaaatgagctgttaccattcaagaaagattttggagtcattgtggatagttctctgaaaacatccactcaatgtgcagcggcagtcaaaaaagctaactatgttgggaatcattaggaaagggatagctaataagacagaaaatatcatattgcctctataaatccatggtacgcccacatcttgactactgtgtgcagatctggttgtcccatctcaaaaaaaaatatattggaactgaaaaaggtacagaaaagggcaacaaaaatgattaaaggtatagaacaatttccatatgaggagagattaagacgactgggacttttcagcttggaaaagagacgattaaggggagggatatgatagaggtctataaaatcattacaggtatggagaaaataaataagaaagtgttatttactccagctcataacacaagaactaggggtcaacaaatgaaattaataggcagcaggtttaaaacaaataataaggaagtatttcttcacagaatgtgtggtcagcctgtggaactctttgccaggggatgttgtgaaggccaagacactaatagggttcaaaaaagaattaggtaagtttatggaggacaggtccaccaatggctattagccaggatgggcagggatggtgtccctagcctctgtttgccagaagctgggaatgggcgacaggggatggatcactcagtgattgcctgttctgttcattccctctgggggacctggcactggccactgtgggaagacaggacagtggactaggtggacctttggtctgacccagtatgaccattcttatgttgaTTCAGGTTTTTTCCTCCAGGTAAAGAATACTCTTGGGGGAATCCTGTGCCACTGCCTGCACACAGAATTCTTCAATTCCCTGCGGAAAAATGACTGTGTGGTAGGGAaaaaagggaagctgcaagagcggtcacgtgcccctccccagcagcgcGGGTGTGTTATTTTGGgcacacagagcagaaggcagagaGGGAAATTGTCAGGAGGGCTGAAGAGGACTGGAGACGCCCCAGCTGGAGGCTCCTACCCTGTGTTGGGCTCAGCTCTTTTTCCCCTGCAAAGAGCTGCCAGGACTGGGTCAGACCTGTCCCAGAAaccgcccccagctgcaggaagctctgcaccccCCATGCTTACTGCCCCCCTTGCTcctcagctgtggggggaggggtcactgtacatGTAGCTGCTCCCCTGtctgcccaacccctgtgcatccagactcCTCCCACATCCAGACCACTCCTGCTGAGCCTCACCGCCCCCCAACCCGAATCCTCCCACCAAGACCCCCGCACCCAGGACCCCCActctgctgagccccacccctcCTGACTCTGGACCCCCCACACCTTCACCCCACTGAGCCctaaccagctgcacctggacccccatcccgccagccccactcctccagcaaCCGGACAACCCTGCTAAGCCCCCCACACCAAGCCCCGATCACCTTTACCAGGACAGACACCcccagagtcccattgcccctgcacccagaacacccccaatgagcctctgtgcatccagctccccccccacacacacacagacccccccgcacccagactgacccacacagaaccctctcaccccacacctggatcccccacatTAGGTCACTCCACACTTGaatcctgccaggctgagccttcTGTCCCCACCTGGTGCACCtgacacagaggggcagggccccagggtgtttctggggcaggccgggcccttgcactgtgtcagacAGAGGGCGACTGGAACCAGGGTCTCTCACATCCAAgggggtgccctaaccactgggccagggTTAAGCCGGGGGGTCTCCTTGCTGAAAACCTGTTTCACAGAGGCTGGCAGCCTAAGCACACCTGCCAGATCCCGCCCCACGGGTACGACAGGCCTCTGGGTGCTGAGAGCCAAGCAGCAGCACACGCCCAGAGGCAGAACATGAAGCACTGAGGGAACTTCTACAGCAAAAGTGTCGTCCCCAGCTGAGCTCAGGCGCCCCCAGGTTCAGTGGcagccgggcagggggttggcagaTCACAGGGTGCCTGAAACTGGGACTTCGGCCCTTCAGTGCCCTTTGTGGAACTGGGCCACGGTGCCTTggctcccctgccacaaagtggGGACAAGGACACATCCCTGCCTCACGGGGCTGTGAGGAGAACTTACCTCCCAAAGTTGCTGCCAAAGCAATGATGATCACCACCAA containing:
- the LOC120394455 gene encoding C-type lectin domain family 2 member D-like, with product MLEGAEADPPEQPLNSSIDVENGGKPDDPANGNFRKAALSKDRAAFIAIVGVLVVIIIALAATLGVEKSKRSSQFPPAASWCPDGWIRIQGKCYYFSKAEGNWTYSQSFCSSHAASLAGIESPQELGSLLPYKGKLDHWIGLRKDTGQVWKWVNGTEFDHRFQIHGGADCAYLDEDLRASSSSCSTQRKQLCSRPDAPM